The genomic region ATTGTTCAATCAACTCGATCCAAAAACcgataaaaatcacaaaatatccgtttctttttgttttcaaattcGGGAGACATTATTCTCTTAAGCCAATGTTCAATATCGATATTTCACATGTATCGAATGTTATCAAGTGCCAGGTTACGATGCTGAGATGACGAAAACGCGACGACGGAGTAAATCAGGGgctgtaattgaaaaaaaaaaaatgcttcaacaatttgatttttaatctAGTGAAAATACTGTTTGCGACTCTGATCGTGCACTCGTCAACGGCCGTTCATGAAAAAcctgtaattaaaattattttgtgcATTCGGCGAGAAGCTAATTACGTAGCACCTATAGCCGATTCACCAACAATTATAATCCCACCAATTCACAGTGTTTTTATTATTCGtttcaaggaatttttttcgttctctTATTGACGGTCTCAAGCGATAGACtaaaaaatcgtttcacgtATCACGTGCGCACGTgaagcttttttttggctgggggaggggggggggacaaTTTTTAGCCGGAGGGCTGTGGCCTCGACCTATTGGCAGGATAGGCCTCGTCTCGGTGCATGATGATGGTTTTACGGGTTAATAACAGCTAGAGGGCGGCTGAATTAGAATTGTCGACTAGGGGCGATAGTGGACCGACCTTTATGCGCCCACTACCGAGTCTCTCCGGCTCGTAATGAACATCCAGAGATAAACCTGAAATTATAACGTCAATTTCTGAGTTGGGGATATcttttttaactgaattaaGTCATCCAATTATCATTttgttgattaattgaatCACTAGCCAATTCATTGATTGACCAATCTATTTGTCGAACTCTTAAGTCATTAATTAGTAAATTAATTCAgagatgaattaaaaaatgagggaatgtATTCATCAATAAATCCATTCAGGATTTTGAGGAAATGGACATACTCTGATTAGTTACTTAATTCGTTAATCAGTCAAGCCATTTGTCACATGCCTGGGGAGTTATTTCATGGATTGTTCGGTGAGCTCATTAATCactttgataattaaatatttaatcgatCAATACactgataaatttttctacgGAACAAGTATCGAGTGAATCCACACAATTTATCAATCTATGGTTCAAATTACTTCTTTTTCTATCAGCCAGGTCATTAATgagttaatgaaattttcaatgaatgggaaaattcatgaattgatTAACACAtggtttgattttttaaaatatttatgcattgaaatgaaataatcaGGAATCATCAGATCGATCTATAATTGGATAAAAGCATTATTAATCCACCACCTGAAGTATATTCCCTGATATTTTCGTTTCATCCACTTAAACCTGTAACGTACATTTCTGATATGCGTATTTACCGGATGGCCTCCGCGATGTGGAAGAGTGGTGATGCAATGGACCTGTTGTTGTTGGACTTGACTCGGGTATAAAAGCAGCAACGAGTAGAGCGCATATCACCAATAGTGCGCCGAACACGAAGGGGGGCCCTGGTACCAGCTGAAATTTCATCATCATAtcaaaatgatgatttatctcaacaaaaaacattattgattatttttctctgaatttGAAAGTaatcaacgaaaaaaagtcactttaaaattaataaaatgagaTGAATCTATTTTGATTTTGGTGAATATTGTTATATACAATCAAGTTACGATGACTTCTGTCTGGATATTTAATACAGCCCTCCTCATTGTGCTCTCCCAAAAATGtttgcaataaaattgtcTTATAATTGTTCACTGCATTacgagatattcattaaataagGAGACCGTCTCCGTGGAATTTATTCATCTCGTTCCATTAATTCAACAAACAGAAGATACTGTTCGTGAAATACCATAGGAGTAAGGATTGATGACTTCTGAAAAGATTTTAGTGATGCGGAAAATACATGTTAACACTTCCAAACATAAATATCATCACAATCTATTTACCTGGGGAATGATATCCACATGCTGCGTTGCAGTCCCTGTTCTATTACTATCATCAAGTAATGATGATTTGAGAGGTAGTGACGGTGTATCGTCATTGAGATCGACGTGGAACAAATAGAATATAACACCAAACATAGCTGGTCCAAGGCCATTGCAGAGACCCCTCATACCAGTTACCATTCCCTGAACGAGACCCTGTTTGTCAGCATCTGAGTGCATCGACACGAATGCTGATATCGCTGGATACGTTATGCTTGATACTGATGCTAATACACCAGCCGCCCACATCATCCTgaggatattttcattaatttttaatcgagTTTCGTGGGAGGTTAATAATTTGCTAATGAAATTCTAGGAATATATATCTAGATATTTTAGACAAAGCCAGCtcttgcgattttttttcgctatTTAAAAAGCGATATTCATAGTATTTACTAGAATGTAGAGCTTATGGCGCTATTCTAtggtaaattttctttttttttaaagctctatgtctatttttattcttcactgataatcaaatgaaagagaggtatttgaaaaattattaacagaataatttggatagaaaaattatcatttatggATTTGTTTTCATACGCGAGAGTTTAGAGGAGAAAATGTCGCTAAATGCAACGAAACGAATGTGGCATCAAGAGTGATTTCATCGTTTTAACACAAGAGTTAAATTTGATTCGTATTTTTTAATGCCAGCTCTAGCTGCATGATCTCATCTTGTGTTAACTGTGCCTCAAAGTATGGAGCAGACGTCTTGGCCGTTTGATTAAAATGTCACTTAATGACAATCGATTTATCGATGACTATAATAATAACTGATTAGAGTTTCGAACCAATGACGTGACAGGTCTCACCGGGATTCTAATAAAATCTTCGTGCGTCTGTGCTTTAAAAATAGCATTTCCGATCATATGCCCATCGACTCGAAACGTGTACATCAACACAAGTCAATCGGAATGCTTGTAACTAGAGAAACTGGTAGACTCCAATGACCACTTTGGATTCATTTCTGAAGCAATTGTGCACGTTTGCCCATTCAGTCTTAATCAATTGTCAGtttgaatttatattaatgTAGTCtagttgtttttttcttcacttctcGGTGGCTCGAGCAATTGTTATCGAACTTGTGGTATGTTTTGCGGCTTTGAAACATTGATAATGGGGGGAAAATGTTGTTCAAGGTTGCTGATGCttataaaattgaatagacgtgtgaaaaaattgtcgTTCAGTGTGTTCTATTTTATTCAGAAACATTGTCCGATGCGCACACACACGTAAGAACATGATTTATAGGAAACcgaatttttaacaattcgATAGAAAATTCCGTTCGATATCTATTGAAATGTTATGTTATGTGATGGTTCTCTTGGCAATACCGTATATTGTCTAGAAGGTAAATCAATGGAATGTTGTTTTCCTGAACAACTCGTTCTACTGACATTTTCTTCACTCAAATTCACGAGatcaaattttcatagtttttTGGTTGTTTTATCAAACAAACAGTCAATGGAGTATGATTTTTCgacacaattatttttctggaaaattcctggactcaAACGTTTTCGGCTTTCTTGTGTGAtttctttaaataataaaaaaaggaaaaatagagtaaaaaaaattctggaaattctTATCGATGAATTCAACAGAAGTTCAATGGAGCTTTCTAACGCATTCGCAAGGTTTTTCTATGACATTTTCGCGTGAGCATACAATCAGGAAATGAACAGGAACAAAGAAAATTGTCAATCGATTTGGCCTGAGTCAACAAAGTAACCGAAGTAAAGATTTCCAgatatacaataaaaaaaatcgatttgtgTGGGATTCGGACGGACGCGTTTTACTTGAAAACGGAAGAGACTATAAGGCTCGCCACGTAAGCACTTCAAGGATGCGTATCAAGTAAGAAGGTATTATTTAACGGGCTCATCATTCAGTGACAAATCATTATAATTCCTGTTAATTATTCACGGTTGGGAGGTTTGTTGACTTTTCGTGACTCGAGGGAGAAGAAAATTGgaggggaggaaaaaagtcaaaaaatttaatttccaactGCGTTTGTAACACGCGATTCTATGCAGCATTGACCCAATTAAGAAAGTTTCCGCGAGGAAAAATCAATGGGGTGTGGAAACCGAAGGGAATAAGAATAACAGACTACACACTTTGACTTACATTTGATGAATaatacaataaaatttacGCCTTTTTCGAACTTGAACTTCAAGATGAGCTTATGATGCgggaaattgtatttttttcaactaaacaCGTCCATAAACTGCCAGAAAATATCAATAACACATTTCTAACGCTCTATTGTTTgtataaaaattcagtgaatattCTTACCAAGTCTGTGAACCGAAGCCATACCACATTAACTGCAGCATTTCGAACAAGAGGCCGAGCATGATAGTGTGTTTACTTCCAAGAGTTCTCATGAGAGGTCCCAAAAGAATTTGTGCCCCAACACTGAGAATACCAACGACAGCAATGAAAACAGCAACCATTGCTGCTGAGAAGCCCATGGCAAGTTTTAGATACACAAATATACAGCTGTACTGTCCAGCCTCCGGTAGATAACTCAGAAAGACTGTGACACACAGCATCAAAATTGTGTGATCCTTTCCCACCTGATGAAAAAACCATCATTTTTCCGGTTAATATTGACAAAAGGGGGAGACAATGTTTGTCAGCGAGAAAAATACTCTCAAATATATGTCGAGACAACTCATATCAATATCTACCTTTCCCAAGGCGGCGAATGGATCAGCCTGCTCCCATGAAATTGGAACAGGAGGTCGTGCTTTTTCTGGCAAACTCTCCGGTACAGCCACGAGAATAAAGAATACGTCGAGTATGGCTATTGCTGTTGCCAGTGCAACAGCTAGATTTTCTCCATAAGTTGTCATTGTCCATGCACCTAGAGCTGGACTTATCACCATACTAGCAGCAAATGTCGCTGACACCTTGAAATAACCACAAGCAATCactcaaaaatattaaaattacaaaaatttatagaaGAACcagaattttgtagaaaattcagggaaatcattctggaatttttcattaaaaaatcctctcataaaaaaatattctgtacaCAAAATCAATAGAGTGGAATTTTTCTATGCGACTGTTGTCTaagcttttttttcaatgaaaagagaagaaaaatggagcagaaaaatcattaaaaattactgtcgAGAATAGTTTTTGCAAACAAATGCGCAATAAAGCTGCGGAACTCCCTAGGTTTTTCTACGAATTCTTTTATCCATGATTATCTACAAGAACGAGATAAATACTAACCAATCCATAAGCCAATGATCGTTGACTCTCCTCAGTAACATCAGCAACGTATGCAAACACAACGGAGAAAGTGCAGGCAAAAACCCCACTTATGGATATCATAGCAAAAAACCACCAAGTATTAATACTCATAAGTGGTATTGGTGCACAGGTAAATGCAACTGTTATgagtaagaaaaattttcttccccaTACGTCTGACAATGCCCCGATCAACGGTGCTGATAGGAACGAAAGTATTCCCTTTATTCCCATGATCAGACCGTTCATTAAAAACGTGTGATCTGGAAATGTTTCATTTAATACCGATATTATTGGCATTGTCAAGAGTCCCCATGCGAAGAACTCCAAGAATATCACAACCAGTGCATGGTAGACACTCGCCTCTCCAATTCCCGAGCTCTGAAAAGAGAAAACATCATTTATCTGTTGTTAAACGAGTCCATTAGTCTGAGCTATTTAATGATGACACGTGAACCAATTCTCAGGGCATTAGAAAgttgagagaatgaaaaacagggcatttttttcgaatattatTGGAGACATCGGGTACGAGAATATTtctgttgatttatttttgccAAGAATTCATTCACAAACATTAccagatttttctttcattttcttaaTGAAAAGGGAATAAGATTTCTGCTAATTAAATAGAAACctattaatttttgtgataaattattttctatgaGGCAGTTAAAGCCTGTCAAATGCCGCAGTGGATCTGCGGAAATCTCCAATAGACTGTTCCAACCCCTAATGGAATTTTAAGCACAACTTCAAGAGAAACccaatagaattttctattAAGTTCACAagtattttcagtgaaatttcgCCGTGGGCAATTATTAAAGATAATTCCATTTTGCCAGTCTGACCTTCATATGTCGGTAGCATCTCTGCAGGAGATTCAGGGGTGGTGCTATATTAACTGGAGATATCTCCTCGCTCACGTGTAGCTCTGAACACGAGGGATCAAGGCCCTCCGCCCCACCCTTAGCCCCCGGGGGCATGACACCCTGGCCACTTGAAGGGGGGCCCCGGACTCAGTAAAAACTCACCTCCATGattcaaagaaaaaagaaaaaaaaataaaagcagTGCTCAACTCTCAAGGAGGCATCATTCAAGATCACGTTTCTCCTGCTAGTTTTTCAGATGCTAGAGCTCATTGCAGACTGATACCTCTTGTTCTGGTGCATTATATCTACTAGTCCTTCACTCATAATCATTGAAATGATCCTGGGGCTCTTCAGTTCCTCTTATTACTGATAACTTTGCACTCGTTGTCCCTTACAAATTCGTTTTTTTGTGGTGAAAATCCCGCGTTACACACaacataaaaatttctttcaaagAATTAATCCTGTCAGTGCTCTTCGTGATAACGAGATGATGGAACTTGTCAATTTTAATCGTTGAAAAACggttcttttgttttttttttcttctcttgaattttttcgacGAATTATCGGTAGATGTTGATCAAGGTTTACCGAATAGTTCTGATGCACCACGGAAATCCGCTGAGGGGGGAAAATAGAAAACGACGAGGGCTTATTTTAgttgcgatttttttcatctcccagCTGAATCTCTGACGCTCACGGTCACCTGACATTCTTCCTTTCATCAATCATTACATGATTCGGGGAAAGAGGAGGGGTGACAATGATTTATTCTcgtataaaaaatagaaaaatcctccttcttttttttttttcaatttttctgctgATGACTTTTAATCATTTATCAGTGAGGAGACCTTGTGATTATGTCAAGGCTATCCTCATAGTGTGATATTGCTATTGAAAAGCATGAACATGAGATAATTTGATGTTACTCCTCCACTAGATATTGAACGCATTATCCCTGTGACCCGGATACCTCGTCACCAGGGCACTGTCTCGTTTCACCACCTTTTTTAGTCCTTTTCCTCGGTAAATCATAGGGTTGAAACGATCAATATTTCAACGGACACGCCATTATCATTCGATCTACGGGGAAAAGAGTATCGCTGGTAACAAGTGGTCCTCTACATCACTCAGCatcactggaaaaaaaatggataaattcCCAGTGGCTGGAGCAGGTCCAGATAGTCTCACGTTTATGAATTACCGCTCGAACATCACTGCAATCTCCCCACACGATTTTCACtccacaattatttttttattccttgaaGCTGTCGTTGATGGGctttttggtgaaaatttttgagagCTTTCAGTCGCAAGGACTTTTCGACACATCCACGGGCTTATCGACAACAAGCTGTGGCCAGTTACTACTCGAACGAACCGCGCACCACTGCATTGCCGACCCTACCCCGAGTGTGTGGGTGATCTCACCCGTTGGCCTGTTCTCgtgtttttttccctcattgtTTCTTTCTTTTTAACTGGTCGGAGCGAGTGCGCCTGCCAGAGAAAGACGAGTCTGCGCGAAACGGGAGATGCTCTCGACTCAGCAGGAAGAGATAATAACCTAGGGGGTTGAAGTCAAGGTTTTCGTtggattcatgaaaaataggcttttatggatatttttttaaccagtgagaaatattttccaggGAAATCGACTCGTGGACTTAGCAATTTGAGGCGATCATTGCAGAATAGGTACTCGCTCTCATTGAATCAATTTGGATGTCATGATCATGACGGTacccatccccctccccccttttcACGTGACTTGTGATCGGATTTAATGGGGAATCTGGAGCCAGCGGCCCTTGTTCGGTGACATAATGGGTTGGAGATAAGTCACAGCTGATATGGCTGGAAGTTGGAGTGATTGAGGGAGACAGGAGATTGTTGCAGCATCATTCATCACGCATTACAACAGCTGTTTATTTCATTGAGGATTTTTACATTTCATTATcggatgaattaatttttttaataagctcgtaatggaatttttattcatccacCTTCGGAGTCTCATTTGGTGATAATGAcaggaataaaaaatctataggattttttaatgaaataattctattggagaattattgaaataaaaatattagatCAATTGATTAAATGATTTCATTGATCTTGGGGTGACCTGATTCATTCTGCTCGCAGAATGCAACAGTGTTTTTAAATTGATGACAGCAGAAACTGATAAATTAAGGGttcttaataataattcttaaaTAATAAACGCAAAGGGTACTTGGCAAAATAAATcttgagaatttatttattgctatGTTGGGGGAAGTAGCGAGGACATATTGGAAGAATGTCAGCGCAAACACGTGTCACAAGAGTCAGAAAGGCtgaaatatggaataaaaattgatttcccaTTCATTCACGTGAAATAACGGAAATCATTGAAGACATGACAGGAAAGTACAGTCCACCTGAGCAACGAGGTCAAGGTCACCAATATTAcagagtaataataataattacgagGAAAACCGGTTATTTGATAAGATAAAAATTGTCTGCTGAAATAATCAGACCACTAACATTGATTCAAGagtatgaatttttcagaaacTTAATTTCTACGTCCACAATCGTCTTGACGGACATAATTGTCTAAAAGATCTATAACTTGAAAGTTCACTCGACTGATGAAATATGTTCCATTGATGATCAGAATTTCGTATATGATATTTTAAATGTCGAAAGCGAAAGGGAATGGAGCGGTTTTGTCTCTTTATATCATAAAAAATGGtgataaagtgaaaaaaaatgtttacgaGGGCGAACAAGATGAAGTAATTACGTTTAGTTGTTTTGGTAATAGAATCAAAGAAAGACAATGGATTACAAGATGGGAAAATTGTCACATACATGTGGATATCCGTTATGTCCCAGAATGAAAAAACACGGGGAACCGATAACACACCATTTGCATAAACGAGAGAATTCTGAAAAAGACGTGAAGACGAGAAAATGATGAGATCTTTATTGCTGAGCGACAATTAAACAACaatcaaacataaaaaatactaaatacgAAATCTAAATGCAGGGAAGGGAACTAAATGTCCTGAAACTCAGATTTTTGCTGAAAACGTAGAGAAatgtaacaataaaaattctgaaatgttTTGACGattatggaatattttgttgtttccgtggtaaaagaaataaatgaaatgacAATAAGTGATTGTAAGTTGTAAAATTGTCACATAAACGGAGAAACCCGTTTGTtccaaatcgaaaaaaaaacagtcaaATTGATAAGACATCGTTTTGTCATGAATGACAAAAGgtgcaaaaaaatgaggaaacaaGTCTAAAGGACAATCAGacatcaaaaaaattgaaatctaaATGCAATCTTAGAAACAGAAGCTAAACACTTTGCCAAATCCAACCAAATCCTCTCCTTGGACATAAtgtgaaaattggaaaaataatgaaatgaagaaaagcCTCAAACGTCAGCGAGAACTCCTACTGCACCCCTTTgataagaaaacaaaaaagaatACGATAAACAATAACAAAACAAGGCAATTGTCACATAAACGTGGAAGCCCGTCATTctcaaaagtaaaaaaaactcattgcACCGATAAACCGTTTACTCCCAATCACCAGGTAGACAGATAAGGAGGCCGATAAAGAGTCGCGGATGCTATGTGGCATCGGAATTAGTTCCACATATATTCCGTCCGGTAAAAAAGCTCACGAAGGGATAAATTAATCCCCAGCCCTAGAAGCACTCCCAATAACTGAGGAGATGTCAGGTTAGTGAACCTGGAACAATAGAACGACAGAAAAAGCAATGGAGAACTCACCGTAACGACCCCATCCTTGATGATGTTCTTTCTGCTCCTGATGATCATCCCAACAATTTTCTTTGACACCCTCGCGGGCATACTCACGCACTGAGCGCACAAGCTCTTACGTTTTTTAagtttcattaataattcaatatcgTAACGAGAGACTACGATCCATTGCTCGTATctgtattatttttaatagtcTACTCAGTCAATTATCGGGagtaaataaattacaaaaatgttCTATCACTTGTTGGCGAGTTTCAAGAGCTTTTTGATCATTTGATCACACTAAATGTCATTATTATTAGGTTTCCACTGTTTTTTAACTATCAACTGCCACTAATCATCACTGAAGTGTGGGGCACACGGGTAACCAGCCGATGAGGTGGAAAACGTGGGAGAAGGTGGATTTTTTCGGAACTTCTGAGCTTGTTGAGAGATGTCgcccatttttttccttcgattACTGAGATTTCTGGTTGGTTGTTTGTAGGTTAGAATCGCCAATGGGGGCCGCGATAACCTAGGGATTTTTCACCAACGCTGagaattttggggattttatCTAGGGATTAAATGGGCAGGTGAGTTAGTTGTCTCAGGATTTTCTACTCTAAGACTTTGGGATTAATCTTTCGGAGGTCTTCCTGCAACTTCCACTCCATTTCCACATCGCGGAGACAAGGGTCCATCAGTATCAGGTCTGGTagaatgatttattcaattagcTGTAATTTACGTTTAGTTTGTTGAATTAGATATTTTTGAGGAAGCTCTTTTGGGCGCTTGAACgataattagaaattcatTGGGGTTTTAATATGCAGGCGAAGTGTAACTGAAAATGTGGTCGTCAATGCTGGAAGCAGCCAAAATGAGCCCCTTCGCGGGGCCTTTTTCACAGGCCAAGTGTCAGGCTGTCAGTGAGGAGAAGTCATTGATTCCGAGCAGAAAAATTGGAGCTTTCAGTGTTGCTGAAGGAGGTGAGTTCATTCCATGTTAAAACACAGTTTGTTGAGTGAAATGTCATATTTATCGCATGATGCAGTGATTTAATCTCGTTAATCAGCCTTACTTTTGcagtttttcagtttttacGAGAGGAGTATTGActtattaatgaataatttgtctTGAATGAATGAGGTgtcataattcaataatttgtgTTATGTAAAACCCTCACAGTCTTGATGAAGACACATTGACGATTTCAATCTTGACTGTGCCAGGTTCAATGTAGGTTGTATGTATGTACAAATGTGCATAAGGGAATAtctaaattttattcatatttattcTTTTGACTAGGACGTTCGAACCTTTATGTTCTGCTCTTCGTCAAGTTGAAATTTTAGAATTAAAGTTGGGGGGAGCCTCTTAGATCcacaacaaattttatttcgaaaTGAGGGAAAACTTTTTCTGCACGAAAATTCAATACTTTAACATTTGCACTTATTGTTGCTCCTTAATTATATAATCCTCGATGATAGTAAGGGTTAGCTATGTATCTCCATGTCAGTGGAACAGCGCCCGCGCGGGTGTCATTGCGTAATGGCGACCATTTTGTTAGAGTATGAATCTATCGACcttgagagaaaaatggaaaatccaaaaaatactGCATTCTCCATTGTTTTTCAAGTGCAGATTGTGTCATGACATTGTCAAATGATGGTTAATTGGAGCAGCTTTGGGAGTCAGGGACGCGTGGATATATTCGAGGAAGCATTGACCTAGATCTTGAGCCGGCGGTAGAGGAGTAGAATCTCGAGGCGTTTAGACAATCGATCAGCTGACCGGCCTTGATTCAGGGTTACCAATCTCACGTTCTGCCAAATGGATTTAAATAACTTCTGACGGGACTATTAATATATCAGTGCACTTACTCAATTGTTTGGgccaagaaatttttttggttcaTTGTCAATCGAGAATTAATGGAAAgcaaattattaaaatgaattaattatttgtattttatcattttttggaGAATTGGTGTGTCCCCTATTCAACGTAAATCATTTAAGAATATCATTCGAggtttatcgatttttttaaagataatTATGGTGGACtacttttttaaattcaactgGAACGTTGCAGTCCTTTATTTGTATGATTCGGTTGAAAATACTTGTttcgttttttaaaaaatcaattcattatTTGTGCTTCTTATTTTGATAAATAGGAAAGGGCTGCAGTTACTCTGCAAGACATTGGAATAGCTATGGTCCATATTTCCTCATCAAAATCATCGAACATGAACAATAAAATGATTTAACAgcgataattaataaataatttccacaATAAGTCATTTGAGTTAAAAATGCATGTTTTCTAACTATAACAGATGTTTTGAGTGCCTTAAACCATTAATTCTCAACCAAAAATGTATACAAAAAGAACAATTAAGGGATAACTGAAAATGTTGTGCACGTCACATTCTCCAATGAATTGATTATTAGCCTGCactcattttattaaaaagaAAAGGGCTGTTGTTACTCTCCAGACCGACAAAGGAATAACTACAGCCtaaattttctcatcaaaATCGAGGGAATGTTAACTCTCAATTGATTGGAGAATGGGTCTTTGGCAGCAGGTTCGGCCATCCCTTGAGAGAATGATAAACGGAAAactaatttttcgaaattaacTTTTCAGACAGCTGTGAATTCGGATCAAACCACTACTTTTTGCTATGTGGTCTTGGTGGTATTCTGTCGTGTGGATTGACCCATACGATGGTAACACCCCTTGACTTGGTGAAATGTCGTATTCAGGTTGATCCCGTCAAATACAAATCCGTCGTCACTGGATTCAAGGTAATATATCTAATATATCTTTCCATTTAATGTCATTTCATTCACTGATTCTCTAAACAATTTAGATTGtacatttataaattattaattgatggaaaattcataaattgctTAATAAAGTACGAATTTGTATCAGTGCGTATGATAAGGTAAATGTCAAATATTACTGAACAGGTGACGTTAGCTGAGGATGGAATGAAGGGTTTGGCCAGGGGCTGGGCTCCCACCTTCTTCGGGTATTCCATGCAGGGAATGTTTAAATTCGGTCTCTATGAGGTCTTCAAAGTGTACTACGCGAACATGATCGGTGAGGAGATGTCCTACGAGTACAGAACGAGTTTGTATTTGGCGGCATCAGCTTCTGCTGAATTCTTCGCCGATATT from Diachasmimorpha longicaudata isolate KC_UGA_2023 chromosome 1, iyDiaLong2, whole genome shotgun sequence harbors:
- the LOC135167967 gene encoding hippocampus abundant transcript 1 protein isoform X2 yields the protein MKLKKRKSLCAQCVSMPARVSKKIVGMIIRSRKNIIKDGVVTSSGIGEASVYHALVVIFLEFFAWGLLTMPIISVLNETFPDHTFLMNGLIMGIKGILSFLSAPLIGALSDVWGRKFFLLITVAFTCAPIPLMSINTWWFFAMISISGVFACTFSVVFAYVADVTEESQRSLAYGLVSATFAASMVISPALGAWTMTTYGENLAVALATAIAILDVFFILVAVPESLPEKARPPVPISWEQADPFAALGKVGKDHTILMLCVTVFLSYLPEAGQYSCIFVYLKLAMGFSAAMVAVFIAVVGILSVGAQILLGPLMRTLGSKHTIMLGLLFEMLQLMWYGFGSQTWMMWAAGVLASVSSITYPAISAFVSMHSDADKQGLVQGMVTGMRGLCNGLGPAMFGVIFYLFHVDLNDDTPSLPLKSSLLDDSNRTGTATQHVDIIPQINHHFDMMMKFQLVPGPPFVFGALLVICALLVAAFIPESSPTTTGPLHHHSSTSRRPSGKYAYQKCLSLDVHYEPERLGSGRIKVGPLSPLVDNSNSAAL
- the LOC135167967 gene encoding hippocampus abundant transcript 1 protein isoform X1, whose translation is MPPGAKGGAEGLDPSCSELHVSEEISPVNIAPPLNLLQRCYRHMKSSGIGEASVYHALVVIFLEFFAWGLLTMPIISVLNETFPDHTFLMNGLIMGIKGILSFLSAPLIGALSDVWGRKFFLLITVAFTCAPIPLMSINTWWFFAMISISGVFACTFSVVFAYVADVTEESQRSLAYGLVSATFAASMVISPALGAWTMTTYGENLAVALATAIAILDVFFILVAVPESLPEKARPPVPISWEQADPFAALGKVGKDHTILMLCVTVFLSYLPEAGQYSCIFVYLKLAMGFSAAMVAVFIAVVGILSVGAQILLGPLMRTLGSKHTIMLGLLFEMLQLMWYGFGSQTWMMWAAGVLASVSSITYPAISAFVSMHSDADKQGLVQGMVTGMRGLCNGLGPAMFGVIFYLFHVDLNDDTPSLPLKSSLLDDSNRTGTATQHVDIIPQINHHFDMMMKFQLVPGPPFVFGALLVICALLVAAFIPESSPTTTGPLHHHSSTSRRPSGKYAYQKCLSLDVHYEPERLGSGRIKVGPLSPLVDNSNSAAL
- the LOC135167967 gene encoding hippocampus abundant transcript 1 protein isoform X4, which translates into the protein MPPGAKGGAEGLDPSCSELHVSEEISPVNIAPPLNLLQRCYRHMKSSGIGEASVYHALVVIFLEFFAWGLLTMPIISVLNETFPDHTFLMNGLIMGIKGILSFLSAPLIGALSDVWGRKFFLLITVAFTCAPIPLMSINTWWFFAMISISGVFACTFSVVFAYVADVTEESQRSLAYGLVSATFAASMVISPALGAWTMTTYGENLAVALATAIAILDVFFILVAVPESLPEKARPPVPISWEQADPFAALGKVGKDHTILMLCVTVFLSYLPEAGQYSCIFVYLKLAMGFSAAMVAVFIAVVGILSVGAQILLGPLMRTLGSKHTIMLGLLFEMLQLMWYGFGSQTWMMWAAGVLASVSSITYPAISAFVSMHSDADKQGLVQGMVTGMRGLCNGLGPAMFGVIFYLFHVDLNDDTPSLPLKSSLLDDSNRTGTATQHVDIIPQLVPGPPFVFGALLVICALLVAAFIPESSPTTTGPLHHHSSTSRRPSGKYAYQKCLSLDVHYEPERLGSGRIKVGPLSPLVDNSNSAAL
- the LOC135167967 gene encoding hippocampus abundant transcript 1 protein isoform X3, yielding MPPGAKGGAEGLDPSCSELHVSEEISPVNIAPPLNLLQRCYRHMKSSGIGEASVYHALVVIFLEFFAWGLLTMPIISVLNETFPDHTFLMNGLIMGIKGILSFLSAPLIGALSDVWGRKFFLLITVAFTCAPIPLMSINTWWFFAMISISGVFACTFSVVFAYVADVTEESQRSLAYGLVSATFAASMVISPALGAWTMTTYGENLAVALATAIAILDVFFILVAVPESLPEKARPPVPISWEQADPFAALGKVGKDHTILMLCVTVFLSYLPEAGQYSCIFVYLKLAMGFSAAMVAVFIAVVGILSVGAQILLGPLMRTLGSKHTIMLGLLFEMLQLMWYGFGSQTWMMWAAGVLASVSSITYPAISAFVSMHSDADKQGLVQGMVTGMRGLCNGLGPAMFGVIFYLFHVDLNDDTPSLPLKSSLLDDSNRTGTATQHVDIIPQINHHFDMMMKFQLVPGPPFVFGALLVICALLVAAFIPESSPTTTGPLHHHSSTSRRPSGLSLDVHYEPERLGSGRIKVGPLSPLVDNSNSAAL